A portion of the Chondrinema litorale genome contains these proteins:
- a CDS encoding DUF4271 domain-containing protein yields MKYNSLILFFLFFSTSLIAQSITQNAVPLDDEWLIYDWEEKIYIPYIPEVHKDVKALSLYIYLSHYKDKNLAINYESQVDVFINNKLYYSLDNKGGEVQIPVKKITDVGSIEESIFISLHTKNSFNKPPNVIITDVDAQLSGDYHFAEENLQSGIYRFQLPFENTSYLLLILGISSMLLMVKWTDNPLFYLFFPSAFLSFFFEKKLKEETKISVTDIILFVFYSALVVVVVLINIEKSEIVFFQVASALFENFSSIFSVNEKIVSSFFLLLSLFFLKIVLINVAGKLYNLKSEINIHINEYIVVTQFLFTILFLITIIHSFYPHFISESFILNALYYVFLLISILVSFRIYSIISFKKVYLISYFCITEFIPAAIILRLL; encoded by the coding sequence ATGAAGTATAATTCTCTAATATTATTTTTTTTATTTTTCTCAACTTCATTAATTGCACAAAGCATAACTCAAAATGCTGTTCCTTTGGATGATGAATGGCTTATTTATGATTGGGAAGAAAAAATCTATATTCCTTACATTCCAGAAGTTCATAAAGATGTTAAAGCTCTATCTTTATATATTTATTTAAGTCATTATAAAGACAAGAACTTAGCAATTAATTATGAGTCACAAGTTGATGTTTTTATCAATAATAAGCTTTATTATAGTTTAGATAATAAAGGAGGAGAGGTACAGATTCCCGTAAAAAAAATTACTGATGTAGGGTCAATAGAAGAAAGTATTTTTATTTCTTTACACACAAAAAATAGTTTTAATAAACCACCGAATGTGATAATCACGGATGTTGATGCTCAATTATCCGGTGATTACCACTTTGCAGAAGAAAATTTACAAAGTGGTATTTACAGGTTTCAACTACCTTTTGAAAATACTAGTTATTTATTATTGATTTTAGGAATAAGCTCAATGCTATTAATGGTAAAATGGACAGATAACCCATTGTTTTATCTTTTTTTTCCATCAGCATTCTTATCTTTTTTCTTTGAAAAGAAATTAAAAGAAGAGACGAAAATAAGTGTTACAGATATTATACTTTTCGTTTTTTATTCAGCTTTAGTAGTTGTAGTAGTTCTTATAAATATAGAGAAATCAGAAATTGTATTTTTCCAAGTTGCATCTGCACTTTTTGAAAACTTTAGTTCTATTTTCTCAGTAAATGAGAAGATAGTATCTTCATTTTTTCTCTTATTAAGTTTATTTTTTTTGAAGATAGTTTTAATTAATGTGGCAGGTAAACTTTACAACCTAAAAAGTGAGATTAATATTCATATAAACGAGTATATTGTAGTTACGCAATTTCTTTTTACTATACTTTTTCTTATTACGATCATCCATTCTTTTTATCCTCACTTTATAAGTGAATCATTCATCCTAAATGCTCTGTATTATGTTTTTTTATTGATATCAATTCTTGTCAGTTTTAGGATTTATAGTATAATATCATTTAAAAAAGTGTATTTAATTTCATATTTTTGCATCACTGAATTTATTCCGGCAGCCATAATATTAAGGTTACTCTAA
- the gldM gene encoding gliding motility protein GldM gives MAGGGKETPRQKMIGMMYLVLTAMLALQVSNTVLQKFIFIDQSLRQSVNSTRDQNSVRIQAIQAQVEKKGNKASDVSVLNRAKKAHDLTSDMLSYLSSMRETIIDKTGGRDEDGTLKGAKDYDKQMAYTLGAEGTKNGAAYELEKKLNEYVDQVNTLHDSLSFGKLAKPAAEIEEFKNDPDSKGKDFAYLNFDHTPTVACLAIISQFQSQVATLEAQTLEELAKDVGASELRFDKIIPVVSPESRVVAAGTKYKAEMFMAASSSTTKPSMTYNGKPVKVEDGKGIIEFVAAASSYDNENKSKQTWKGEITIQTPMGDTTLKIEEEFIVAKPIIQVQSGSVSALYLNCGNELQVNVPALGAEYNPSFSAQGADVIKGAKKGSVTVIPSKASVDLSVYSDGKALGVEKFKVKKVPNPTVKIFSKGKPVDLKNGVTATQFPRSIEARAIPEPSFAEFLPKDARYRVTGWEVTLARGRRALASQKVNSPTVNITDMASKAKPGDRIIIELKAVQRMNFRDKIEDVRGVSDIFTIPIN, from the coding sequence ATGGCAGGTGGAGGAAAAGAAACCCCAAGACAGAAGATGATCGGAATGATGTACTTAGTGCTTACTGCGATGTTAGCATTGCAGGTAAGTAACACAGTGCTTCAAAAGTTCATCTTCATTGATCAAAGTTTAAGGCAATCTGTAAATTCTACTAGAGATCAAAATAGTGTTAGAATTCAAGCTATTCAGGCTCAGGTAGAAAAAAAAGGTAATAAGGCAAGTGACGTTTCAGTATTGAATAGGGCAAAAAAGGCTCATGACCTTACAAGCGATATGCTTTCTTACCTAAGTAGTATGAGAGAAACCATTATTGATAAAACTGGTGGTAGAGATGAAGATGGCACTCTTAAAGGAGCAAAAGATTATGATAAGCAGATGGCTTATACACTTGGAGCTGAAGGAACAAAAAATGGTGCAGCTTATGAGTTAGAGAAGAAGTTAAACGAGTATGTTGACCAAGTAAATACTTTACATGACTCTTTATCTTTTGGTAAGCTAGCTAAACCAGCTGCTGAAATAGAGGAGTTTAAAAATGATCCAGATTCAAAAGGTAAAGATTTTGCTTATCTAAATTTTGACCATACTCCAACTGTAGCTTGTTTGGCAATTATCAGTCAGTTTCAATCTCAAGTTGCTACTTTGGAAGCGCAGACTTTAGAAGAGTTGGCAAAGGATGTTGGAGCATCTGAGTTAAGATTTGATAAAATCATTCCAGTAGTTAGTCCCGAATCTAGAGTTGTAGCTGCAGGTACTAAATACAAAGCTGAAATGTTTATGGCTGCTTCTTCTTCAACAACAAAGCCTTCAATGACTTACAATGGTAAGCCTGTTAAGGTAGAAGATGGAAAAGGCATTATTGAATTTGTAGCTGCTGCTAGCTCATATGATAATGAGAACAAATCTAAGCAAACTTGGAAAGGTGAAATTACTATTCAAACTCCAATGGGTGATACCACTCTTAAAATTGAAGAAGAGTTTATCGTAGCAAAACCTATTATTCAAGTTCAGTCTGGATCTGTTTCTGCACTATACCTTAACTGTGGAAATGAATTACAAGTTAATGTTCCTGCATTGGGAGCAGAATACAATCCATCATTCTCAGCTCAAGGAGCAGATGTTATAAAAGGTGCAAAAAAAGGTTCTGTAACTGTTATTCCTAGTAAAGCCTCAGTTGATTTGTCGGTATATAGCGATGGAAAAGCATTAGGTGTTGAAAAGTTTAAAGTTAAAAAAGTTCCTAATCCAACTGTTAAAATATTTAGCAAAGGTAAGCCTGTAGATTTAAAAAATGGTGTTACTGCAACGCAATTCCCTCGTTCAATAGAGGCAAGAGCTATTCCAGAACCAAGTTTTGCAGAGTTTTTGCCAAAAGATGCAAGATACAGAGTAACAGGATGGGAAGTGACCCTTGCAAGAGGCAGAAGAGCTTTAGCATCTCAAAAAGTTAACTCTCCTACAGTAAATATCACCGACATGGCAAGTAAAGCTAAGCCAGGTGATAGAATTATAATAGAGTTGAAAGCTGTACAGAGAATGAATTTTAGAGACAAAATTGAAGATGTGAGAGGTGTTTCTGATATTTTCACAATTCCAATTAACTAA
- the gldN gene encoding gliding motility protein GldN has translation MKKPLIFVYFFLLISPVFAQMEFGFDDKDAFSPHSIRQVRRADVMYNNTVWVRMDLREKQNEPFFAANSEITKIIIDAVKAGVLRPYKNDSLITRMSIQEFNDNIKIPGADEGLTDEDLAMGFGDSDFGGGDDWGGGDWGSEGGAEEDAGPDEFFPNNIYILELKEHRMFDRKRSRMYYDIQSIKLIIPGELYPTGINKELATFSYKELVSNVFVDNPAAVWYNAKNTAENKNLADAFELRQFTGKIVKYSNPKDNVIDDIYKGNLKLGLAKSQEYEHRLLEYESDLWSN, from the coding sequence ATGAAAAAACCCTTGATCTTTGTTTATTTTTTCCTTCTAATATCCCCTGTATTTGCTCAAATGGAGTTTGGCTTTGATGATAAAGATGCATTTAGTCCACATTCAATTAGGCAAGTAAGAAGAGCAGATGTTATGTATAATAATACTGTTTGGGTAAGGATGGATTTAAGGGAAAAACAAAATGAACCATTTTTTGCTGCCAACAGTGAAATCACTAAAATTATAATTGATGCCGTAAAGGCAGGAGTTCTCAGGCCTTATAAAAATGATTCTTTAATAACCAGAATGTCTATTCAAGAGTTTAATGATAATATTAAAATTCCTGGAGCAGATGAAGGTTTGACAGATGAGGATTTAGCTATGGGATTTGGAGACTCTGATTTTGGTGGAGGTGATGACTGGGGAGGAGGAGATTGGGGCTCTGAAGGTGGAGCAGAAGAAGATGCTGGACCAGATGAGTTTTTCCCTAATAACATTTACATTCTTGAATTAAAAGAACATAGAATGTTTGATAGAAAAAGGTCAAGAATGTATTATGATATTCAATCTATTAAGTTAATTATTCCAGGTGAACTTTACCCAACTGGTATCAATAAAGAGTTAGCAACCTTCAGTTATAAAGAATTAGTTTCTAATGTATTTGTTGATAACCCTGCTGCAGTGTGGTATAATGCAAAGAATACTGCAGAAAATAAAAACTTAGCTGATGCTTTTGAGCTGAGACAATTCACAGGTAAAATTGTGAAGTACTCAAACCCGAAAGATAATGTTATAGATGATATTTATAAAGGTAATTTAAAGCTTGGTCTAGCAAAATCTCAAGAATATGAGCATAGGTTATTAGAGTATGAATCTGATCTTTGGTCAAACTAA
- a CDS encoding SUMF1/EgtB/PvdO family nonheme iron enzyme, whose amino-acid sequence MNKSFNSHLLIYLSLLTFASLQSCMFGGSRGDQGELVGVPDRESFEQTIPYGMTFVPSGTFHMGQADEDITSSKINLNKQITIGGFFMDDTEITNNEYRQFINNLLDASDTSSDWTEADIMATLYPDTTVWEKDFTYHMGDPMVRYYYMHPAFDDYPVVGVNWLAAKEFCEWRTSYLNAYRESEGQFPMPNFRLPSEAEWEYASRGGLDMAKYPWGGPYVRNGKGCSLANFKPGRGNYYDDGFQYTAPTASYFANGYGLYDMSGNVSEWCEDAFHPASYPVVWDLNPTYFDEMEERKVTRGGSWKDISFYIETGTRSYEYRDTARSYIGFRCAMTHLGRSSGFEF is encoded by the coding sequence ATGAATAAGTCATTTAACTCACATTTATTAATCTATCTTTCCCTCTTGACGTTCGCGTCATTACAAAGTTGTATGTTTGGAGGGAGTCGTGGCGATCAGGGAGAGCTGGTAGGAGTTCCTGATCGTGAAAGTTTTGAGCAAACTATTCCTTATGGAATGACATTCGTTCCATCTGGAACCTTTCATATGGGGCAAGCAGATGAAGACATCACTTCTTCAAAAATCAACTTGAATAAGCAGATTACTATTGGTGGCTTTTTTATGGATGATACAGAAATTACAAATAATGAGTATCGTCAGTTCATTAATAATTTATTAGATGCTTCTGATACAAGTTCTGATTGGACAGAAGCTGATATTATGGCTACATTGTACCCAGATACAACAGTTTGGGAAAAAGATTTTACGTATCATATGGGTGATCCTATGGTAAGGTATTACTACATGCATCCAGCTTTTGATGATTATCCTGTTGTAGGTGTAAACTGGCTTGCTGCAAAAGAATTTTGTGAGTGGAGAACTAGTTATTTGAATGCTTATCGCGAATCAGAAGGTCAGTTTCCAATGCCAAACTTTAGACTTCCATCTGAAGCAGAATGGGAATATGCTTCAAGAGGTGGTTTAGATATGGCTAAGTATCCTTGGGGTGGTCCTTATGTTAGAAATGGTAAAGGCTGTTCACTAGCAAACTTTAAACCTGGTAGAGGTAACTATTATGATGATGGTTTCCAATATACAGCTCCAACAGCATCTTACTTTGCTAATGGTTATGGTTTATATGATATGTCAGGTAATGTGTCTGAGTGGTGCGAAGATGCTTTCCATCCTGCTAGCTATCCTGTTGTTTGGGACTTAAACCCTACCTATTTCGATGAGATGGAAGAAAGAAAGGTAACCAGAGGTGGTTCATGGAAAGATATATCTTTCTACATAGAAACAGGTACAAGAAGCTATGAGTATAGAGATACAGCTAGATCGTATATCGGTTTCCGTTGTGCAATGACTCACTTAGGAAGGTCTTCTGGATTTGAATTTTAA
- a CDS encoding ABC transporter permease codes for MNLPLISWKYLKAKPLNTTLNLLILSLGIAIIVILILLSNQLEEKLSKNAKGIDLVIGAKGSPLQLVLCNIFHIDFPTGNISLSEARKLASNPMVKKAILLALGDSYESFRIIGTNHLYVEHYSATIASGKLWEEPMEVTLGSAVAEKLQLKVGETFYGAHGMGEAVGNDHEEAKYKVAGILSFSNSVLDNLILTNIESVWNVHEHAEEEEHTKENHEGDHIHAEEKLRTNNDSLTTQNPVLAGFPKGDDDSEITSMLVKFKSPMAAITMPRIINQQTNMQAASPAFEIARLFSIMGIGVDMLTWFAYLMVFIAVLSIFIALYNALKERKYDLAVMRSLGSSRATLFILVIVEGVLISILSGVLGLLLGHAVLEVIGTLVEEGQKAGITGSVILNEEIYVFVATALLGVFTAVIPAFQAYRTDISEVLAQG; via the coding sequence ATGAATCTCCCTTTAATCAGCTGGAAATACCTAAAGGCTAAGCCGTTAAATACAACTTTAAACCTCCTAATACTTTCACTAGGTATAGCCATTATTGTTATTCTTATTTTATTAAGTAATCAGCTGGAAGAAAAACTTAGTAAAAATGCAAAAGGGATAGATTTAGTTATAGGAGCGAAAGGTAGTCCTTTGCAATTAGTTCTCTGTAATATTTTTCATATCGATTTTCCAACAGGTAACATTTCTTTAAGTGAAGCACGGAAGTTAGCTTCAAATCCAATGGTAAAGAAGGCAATTCTATTGGCATTAGGAGATAGCTATGAGTCTTTCAGAATTATAGGAACTAATCATTTATATGTTGAGCACTATAGTGCAACAATTGCTTCTGGCAAGTTGTGGGAAGAGCCTATGGAAGTAACATTAGGCAGTGCAGTTGCTGAAAAGTTACAATTAAAAGTTGGAGAAACATTTTATGGGGCTCATGGTATGGGAGAAGCTGTAGGTAATGATCATGAAGAGGCTAAATACAAAGTAGCTGGCATACTTTCATTTTCAAATTCAGTGCTTGACAATCTTATACTAACAAATATAGAAAGTGTATGGAATGTACACGAACATGCAGAGGAAGAGGAACATACAAAAGAGAATCATGAAGGAGATCACATTCATGCAGAAGAAAAATTACGTACTAATAATGATAGCTTGACAACTCAGAATCCAGTTCTTGCAGGATTTCCTAAAGGGGATGATGATAGTGAAATTACATCTATGTTGGTGAAATTTAAGAGCCCAATGGCGGCGATCACCATGCCTAGAATAATTAATCAACAAACTAATATGCAAGCTGCCTCACCTGCTTTTGAAATAGCACGATTGTTTTCTATTATGGGAATTGGAGTGGACATGCTTACTTGGTTTGCGTATTTGATGGTATTTATTGCGGTTCTAAGCATCTTTATCGCTCTTTATAATGCATTGAAGGAAAGAAAGTACGACTTAGCTGTAATGAGATCATTAGGATCTTCTAGAGCTACGTTGTTTATTTTAGTAATTGTAGAAGGCGTTTTAATAAGTATTTTGAGTGGTGTTTTAGGATTGTTGTTGGGCCATGCTGTTTTAGAAGTAATCGGTACACTCGTTGAAGAAGGACAAAAAGCGGGAATTACTGGTAGTGTTATCTTAAATGAAGAAATTTATGTGTTTGTTGCAACTGCATTACTAGGTGTGTTTACTGCGGTTATACCTGCATTTCAAGCTTATCGTACAGATATTTCAGAAGTTTTAGCCCAAGGCTAA
- the gldL gene encoding gliding motility protein GldL: protein MGKKRESKLDYFYRVVAPKVTSVGAALVVVGALFKIMHWAGAGEMLTIGLLTEAGLFLIGAFQPAPPPEAHYEWEKVYPELAENHPGSLPVKKSNDNGKNVAALAGMDKMLAEANLNTEVFKNFGMGMRTLNDSVAKMKDVSNVAVASNEYTKSLQTATKNMSDLGKAYSTTLGAMSAMSDSAKDAKDYHAQVQVMTKNLGALNAVYEMELKDANSHLKAMNKFYSNLTTAMEGMADASKESQHFKTQMTQLTTNLASLNKVYGNMLTAMKG from the coding sequence ATGGGTAAAAAGCGAGAATCAAAATTAGATTATTTTTATAGAGTAGTTGCGCCAAAAGTAACTAGTGTTGGAGCAGCACTTGTTGTAGTTGGAGCATTATTCAAAATTATGCACTGGGCAGGAGCAGGAGAGATGTTAACGATTGGGCTATTAACGGAAGCGGGATTATTCTTAATTGGTGCTTTTCAGCCAGCTCCACCACCTGAAGCTCACTATGAGTGGGAAAAAGTTTATCCTGAATTAGCAGAGAATCACCCAGGTTCTTTACCTGTAAAGAAAAGTAATGATAATGGTAAAAATGTAGCAGCACTTGCTGGAATGGATAAAATGCTTGCAGAAGCTAATCTTAACACTGAAGTATTTAAAAACTTTGGAATGGGTATGAGAACGCTTAACGATTCTGTAGCGAAAATGAAAGATGTAAGTAATGTTGCAGTAGCTTCTAACGAATATACTAAGAGTCTACAAACTGCTACTAAAAATATGTCTGATTTAGGCAAAGCTTACTCAACTACCTTAGGTGCGATGAGTGCTATGTCAGATTCTGCAAAAGACGCTAAGGATTACCACGCTCAGGTACAGGTTATGACTAAAAACCTTGGGGCTCTAAATGCTGTTTACGAAATGGAACTTAAAGATGCTAATAGTCATCTGAAAGCTATGAATAAATTTTATAGCAACCTTACTACTGCAATGGAAGGTATGGCAGATGCTAGTAAAGAATCTCAGCATTTCAAAACTCAGATGACACAGTTAACCACTAACCTTGCTTCATTGAATAAGGTTTATGGAAATATGTTAACTGCAATGAAAGGCTAA
- a CDS encoding ShlB/FhaC/HecB family hemolysin secretion/activation protein has protein sequence MDVSFFLKFTFLFFLIDKIFFLSPLYSQGKFEAEEQLYSFINKEDTLTKNGKNIREYDSTKKTSPLKVTLQVKEIPAELLIKSGYKPDSLGNLKLHSDELLAFKDRIISESENSGHPFASISFINTNILNDEIVSYCKYQAGTLIVFDSLQVYGDVRIKKKFLARYLELTSNSENIQLPFSQKKIDEIKSNIDELPYLSLTKEPNIIFDYDKAVVVLYLKEEKVNSFDGVLGLATNSSSDSKVSLTGQLDFKLYNPFGSGKELLFNWQRVKQASPVYNLGYSHPNFVNSGLDLNFQLNSLQEDSTFRNLSWELGFSQRLTAKSEISFSYLSKSHINLDEESTTLDNLPSGNAKISSKMFGISFLRHTLNNILYPSSGWRANFSVYLGKRKLYLVSTDTLSGENLRYILKADLQKYTTLNRNFTLVNNINFGLIGGAHVYKSEMFRAGGIYSIRGFSENIFFADEFLILNNEIRVNMADQSYLFIFNDIAYIREKYNSSNSIPIGLGAGLNLTIKNGNLLLAFGFGKEDKTSKFFDNSRFHFGYKAIF, from the coding sequence GTGGATGTGTCATTCTTTTTAAAATTTACTTTTTTATTTTTCTTAATTGATAAGATTTTTTTTCTTTCACCTCTTTATTCACAAGGTAAATTTGAGGCTGAAGAGCAATTATATAGCTTTATCAATAAAGAGGACACACTCACAAAAAATGGAAAAAATATTCGAGAATATGATTCCACTAAGAAAACCTCTCCTTTAAAAGTTACACTTCAAGTTAAAGAAATTCCTGCAGAATTGTTGATTAAGTCTGGCTATAAGCCTGATAGCTTAGGAAATTTAAAGCTTCATTCAGATGAGTTATTAGCTTTTAAAGACAGAATTATTTCTGAGTCGGAAAATAGTGGACATCCTTTCGCCAGCATATCTTTTATTAACACAAATATTTTAAATGATGAAATAGTTAGTTACTGTAAATATCAGGCAGGAACTTTAATAGTTTTTGATAGTCTACAGGTTTACGGTGATGTTAGGATTAAAAAAAAGTTTTTGGCTAGGTATTTAGAGTTAACATCAAATTCAGAAAATATTCAATTGCCTTTTAGTCAAAAAAAGATAGATGAGATAAAGAGTAATATAGACGAATTACCTTATTTATCTTTAACAAAAGAGCCCAATATTATTTTTGATTACGATAAGGCTGTTGTGGTACTTTATTTAAAAGAAGAAAAGGTTAATTCTTTTGATGGAGTATTAGGGTTGGCAACAAACTCATCTTCAGATAGTAAAGTGTCTTTAACAGGTCAGCTAGATTTCAAACTATATAACCCCTTTGGCTCCGGTAAAGAATTACTTTTTAATTGGCAAAGAGTAAAACAAGCTTCTCCAGTTTACAATTTAGGTTATAGCCACCCCAATTTTGTTAATTCTGGTTTGGATTTAAATTTTCAACTTAATTCTTTACAAGAAGACAGCACATTCAGGAATTTATCTTGGGAACTGGGTTTTTCTCAAAGATTGACCGCAAAGAGTGAAATTAGTTTTTCGTATTTGAGTAAAAGTCATATTAATCTGGATGAAGAGAGTACAACTTTAGATAATTTGCCTAGTGGTAATGCTAAAATTTCTTCGAAGATGTTTGGCATTAGTTTTCTAAGACACACATTAAATAACATTCTATATCCATCTAGTGGCTGGAGAGCAAACTTTTCGGTTTATTTAGGTAAAAGGAAGTTGTATTTGGTCTCTACGGATACATTGTCAGGAGAAAATTTAAGATATATTTTAAAGGCTGATTTACAAAAGTATACTACTTTAAACCGTAATTTCACACTGGTAAATAATATCAATTTTGGGCTTATAGGTGGAGCTCATGTATATAAATCAGAAATGTTTAGGGCTGGAGGTATTTATTCTATTCGAGGATTCTCAGAAAATATTTTTTTTGCGGATGAATTTTTAATCTTGAATAATGAAATTAGAGTAAATATGGCAGACCAATCATATTTATTTATTTTTAATGACATTGCCTATATTAGAGAAAAATATAATAGTAGTAATTCTATTCCAATAGGTTTAGGCGCAGGTTTAAATCTTACGATTAAAAACGGTAATCTATTATTAGCTTTCGGGTTCGGAAAAGAAGATAAAACATCCAAATTTTTTGATAATTCCAGATTTCATTTTGGCTATAAAGCGATTTTTTAG
- a CDS encoding uroporphyrinogen-III synthase gives MGKIAQQKLSNENLKEVKSILVSQPKPSNPNSPYYQLATKYNLKVDFRQFIEIEPVDVKEFRKQKINILDHTAIIFTSRNAIDHLFSIAKKLKIEIPSDMKYFCISEQTAHYLQKYIVIRKRKIFTGKKTAKDLLDVIKKHKDEKFLFPCSDIRKGDIPEFMEENAYKLSEAVIYKTVASDLSDLADVNYDIIAFFSPSGISSLFANFPDFKQNETRIAAFGPTTAQAVRDHDLYLDIEAPLPNAPSMTGAIELYIRKANKID, from the coding sequence ATGGGTAAGATAGCTCAACAGAAACTTAGCAATGAAAACCTTAAAGAAGTAAAATCAATCTTGGTCTCACAGCCGAAGCCTTCTAATCCTAATTCACCATATTATCAACTGGCTACAAAGTACAATTTAAAAGTAGATTTTAGGCAGTTTATAGAAATTGAACCAGTTGATGTAAAAGAATTCAGAAAACAAAAAATAAATATTCTTGATCATACTGCTATAATTTTCACAAGTCGTAATGCAATTGACCATTTATTTTCTATTGCAAAAAAGCTGAAGATAGAAATCCCAAGTGATATGAAGTATTTCTGTATTTCTGAGCAAACTGCTCACTATTTACAGAAGTATATAGTAATTCGTAAAAGAAAGATATTTACTGGTAAGAAAACAGCTAAAGATTTGTTAGATGTTATTAAAAAGCATAAAGATGAGAAGTTTTTATTCCCTTGCTCAGATATAAGAAAGGGTGATATTCCTGAATTTATGGAAGAGAATGCTTATAAGTTAAGTGAAGCAGTTATTTATAAAACGGTAGCTAGTGATCTCTCGGACTTAGCCGATGTTAACTATGATATTATTGCCTTCTTCAGTCCATCTGGTATTTCGTCATTATTTGCTAATTTCCCGGACTTTAAACAAAATGAAACAAGAATAGCTGCATTTGGTCCAACTACAGCTCAAGCGGTTAGAGATCATGATTTGTATCTTGATATAGAGGCTCCACTGCCAAATGCTCCTTCAATGACTGGTGCAATTGAGCTTTATATAAGGAAAGCAAATAAAATTGATTAA
- a CDS encoding PorP/SprF family type IX secretion system membrane protein — protein sequence MNRSKIYFLTLVVNFFLATDFLHAQQDAQFSQYMFNQLYLNPAAAGINTRQIEFSVIHRSQWLGYEGSFDDGGAPTTQVASISMPFEKYNLGVGLHFVNDKIGPVTNQEAQLSLAYQIKVSRGIIAIGVRGGFYNQQLNVDELRFTDPVNEPLYQQLSGRESQMVSDFGAGIYYKDVNDKFFTGMSISHLNRSNFNYGTNISFNELESHYTFLAGVNLDLTRTVKLTPSAIVKSDMNTFSIESSVIATFNEKFYTGLSMRELEAAIAIVGVNLLKDKSLRLGYAFDYTLKAQNAKETTSHEILLSYKIPALQVFEPSIIRTPRFRFE from the coding sequence ATGAATAGGTCAAAGATTTACTTTTTAACTTTAGTAGTAAACTTTTTTCTTGCTACAGATTTTTTACACGCTCAACAGGATGCCCAGTTTAGTCAATATATGTTCAATCAGCTTTATCTGAATCCTGCAGCAGCTGGAATTAATACTAGGCAAATTGAATTTAGTGTAATACATAGGTCACAGTGGTTGGGTTATGAAGGAAGTTTTGACGATGGAGGAGCCCCAACAACACAAGTTGCAAGTATTAGCATGCCGTTTGAAAAGTATAACTTGGGAGTAGGATTGCATTTTGTAAATGATAAAATAGGACCTGTTACAAATCAAGAAGCCCAGCTTTCTTTAGCATATCAAATCAAAGTATCTAGAGGAATTATAGCAATTGGGGTACGAGGAGGTTTTTATAATCAACAATTAAATGTGGATGAGCTGAGATTTACAGATCCAGTAAATGAACCATTGTATCAGCAATTGAGTGGGAGAGAGAGTCAAATGGTGAGTGACTTTGGAGCAGGAATTTATTATAAAGATGTAAATGATAAATTTTTTACAGGAATGAGTATTAGCCATTTAAATAGATCAAATTTCAATTATGGCACGAATATTTCTTTTAACGAACTGGAAAGTCATTATACGTTTTTAGCAGGGGTAAATCTTGATTTAACGAGAACTGTTAAACTTACACCATCTGCAATTGTAAAGTCTGATATGAATACATTTTCGATAGAATCAAGTGTTATAGCTACTTTTAATGAAAAGTTTTACACAGGTTTGTCGATGAGGGAACTGGAGGCAGCTATTGCGATTGTAGGGGTAAATCTTTTAAAGGACAAATCATTAAGGTTAGGTTATGCATTTGATTATACTTTAAAAGCACAGAATGCAAAAGAAACTACATCACACGAAATACTTCTTTCTTATAAAATCCCAGCATTACAAGTATTTGAACCATCAATTATTAGGACACCACGATTCAGATTTGAATAA